A region from the Benincasa hispida cultivar B227 chromosome 10, ASM972705v1, whole genome shotgun sequence genome encodes:
- the LOC120087847 gene encoding ABC transporter I family member 10 isoform X1, which produces MVLKSSSFNLVTPSPPHLSPLLSNSPSRINLTENIAIEGRNLSFSITTRQGKNVPILRDCSLRIPSGQFWMLLGPNGCGKSTLLKVLAGLLNTTTGAVYVKKPKCFVFQNPDYQVVMPTVEADVAFGLGKLNLSDNEVKSRVLEALSAVGMSGYLQRSVQTLSGGQKQRVAIAGALAEACKVLLLDELTTFLDENDQMGVIKAVRNSLHNSEDVTALWVTHRLEELEYADGAIYMEDGKVIMHGDVASIQSFIQTKQSDYIKRIYYSLDLSEEIHEGA; this is translated from the exons ATGGTTTTGAAGagttcctctttcaatcttGTTACACCATCGCCTCCTCATCTTTCTCCTCTCCTCTCCAATTCCCCCTCGAG GATAAATCTTACTGAAAATATAGCCATTGAGGGACGCAATCTCAGCTTCTCGATCACGACAAGGCAGGGAAAAAATGTACCTATTCTTAGGGATTGCTCACTCCGGATTCCTTCGGGACAATTTTGGATGCTTCTTGGACCTAATGGCTGTGGAAAATCCACTCTCTTGAAG GTATTGGCTGGTCTTTTGAATACAACAACTGGTGCAGTATACGTCAAGAAGCCAAAGTGCTTTGTCTTCCAAAACCCAGACTATCAG GTAGTTATGCCTACTGTGGAAGCTGATGTTGCATTTGGCCTCGGTAAGTTAAATCTGAGCGATAATGAAGTTAAATCAAGGGTTTTGGAAGCTCTCAGTGCAGTTGGCATGTCTGGCTACCTTCAG AGATCCGTCCAAACGCTGAGTGGCGGTCAGAAGCAAAGAGTTGCCATTGCTGGTGCTTTGGCTGAAGCATGTAAAGTGCTTCTATTAGATGAACTGACCACATTTCTTGATGAGAACGATCAG ATGGGGGTGATCAAAGCAGTTAGGAACTCTTTGCACAATTCAGAAGACGTTACAGCATTATGGGTGACCCATCGTTTAGAAGAACTCGAGTATGCAGATGGCGCTATCTACATGGAAGACGGAAAAGTCATCATGCATGGTGATGTGGCAAGTATCCAAAGTTTCATCCAAACAAAACAATCAGATTATATCAAGCGTATTTACTATTC GTTGGATTTAAGTGAAGAGATCCATGAAGGTGCATGA
- the LOC120087847 gene encoding ABC transporter I family member 10 isoform X2, with translation MVLKSSSFNLVTPSPPHLSPLLSNSPSRINLTENIAIEGRNLSFSITTRQGKNVPILRDCSLRIPSGQFWMLLGPNGCGKSTLLKVLAGLLNTTTGAVYVKKPKCFVFQNPDYQVVMPTVEADVAFGLGKLNLSDNEVKSRVLEALSAVGMSGYLQRSVQTLSGGQKQRVAIAGALAEACKVLLLDELTTFLDENDQMGVIKAVRNSLHNSEDVTALWVTHRLEELEYADGAIYMEDGKVIMHGDVASIQSFIQTKQSDYIKRIYYSLNINQVGFK, from the exons ATGGTTTTGAAGagttcctctttcaatcttGTTACACCATCGCCTCCTCATCTTTCTCCTCTCCTCTCCAATTCCCCCTCGAG GATAAATCTTACTGAAAATATAGCCATTGAGGGACGCAATCTCAGCTTCTCGATCACGACAAGGCAGGGAAAAAATGTACCTATTCTTAGGGATTGCTCACTCCGGATTCCTTCGGGACAATTTTGGATGCTTCTTGGACCTAATGGCTGTGGAAAATCCACTCTCTTGAAG GTATTGGCTGGTCTTTTGAATACAACAACTGGTGCAGTATACGTCAAGAAGCCAAAGTGCTTTGTCTTCCAAAACCCAGACTATCAG GTAGTTATGCCTACTGTGGAAGCTGATGTTGCATTTGGCCTCGGTAAGTTAAATCTGAGCGATAATGAAGTTAAATCAAGGGTTTTGGAAGCTCTCAGTGCAGTTGGCATGTCTGGCTACCTTCAG AGATCCGTCCAAACGCTGAGTGGCGGTCAGAAGCAAAGAGTTGCCATTGCTGGTGCTTTGGCTGAAGCATGTAAAGTGCTTCTATTAGATGAACTGACCACATTTCTTGATGAGAACGATCAG ATGGGGGTGATCAAAGCAGTTAGGAACTCTTTGCACAATTCAGAAGACGTTACAGCATTATGGGTGACCCATCGTTTAGAAGAACTCGAGTATGCAGATGGCGCTATCTACATGGAAGACGGAAAAGTCATCATGCATGGTGATGTGGCAAGTATCCAAAGTTTCATCCAAACAAAACAATCAGATTATATCAAGCGTATTTACTATTC TCTGAATATTAATCAGGTTGGATTTAAGTGA
- the LOC120087847 gene encoding ABC transporter I family member 10 isoform X3 — protein MVLKSSSFNLVTPSPPHLSPLLSNSPSRINLTENIAIEGRNLSFSITTRQGKNVPILRDCSLRIPSGQFWMLLGPNGCGKSTLLKVLAGLLNTTTGAVYVKKPKCFVFQNPDYQVVMPTVEADVAFGLGKLNLSDNEVKSRVLEALSAVGMSGYLQRSVQTLSGGQKQRVAIAGALAEACKVLLLDELTTFLDENDQMGVIKAVRNSLHNSEDVTALWVTHRLEELEYADGAIYMEDGKVIMHGDVASIQSFIQTKQSDYIKRIYYSCNLLAS, from the exons ATGGTTTTGAAGagttcctctttcaatcttGTTACACCATCGCCTCCTCATCTTTCTCCTCTCCTCTCCAATTCCCCCTCGAG GATAAATCTTACTGAAAATATAGCCATTGAGGGACGCAATCTCAGCTTCTCGATCACGACAAGGCAGGGAAAAAATGTACCTATTCTTAGGGATTGCTCACTCCGGATTCCTTCGGGACAATTTTGGATGCTTCTTGGACCTAATGGCTGTGGAAAATCCACTCTCTTGAAG GTATTGGCTGGTCTTTTGAATACAACAACTGGTGCAGTATACGTCAAGAAGCCAAAGTGCTTTGTCTTCCAAAACCCAGACTATCAG GTAGTTATGCCTACTGTGGAAGCTGATGTTGCATTTGGCCTCGGTAAGTTAAATCTGAGCGATAATGAAGTTAAATCAAGGGTTTTGGAAGCTCTCAGTGCAGTTGGCATGTCTGGCTACCTTCAG AGATCCGTCCAAACGCTGAGTGGCGGTCAGAAGCAAAGAGTTGCCATTGCTGGTGCTTTGGCTGAAGCATGTAAAGTGCTTCTATTAGATGAACTGACCACATTTCTTGATGAGAACGATCAG ATGGGGGTGATCAAAGCAGTTAGGAACTCTTTGCACAATTCAGAAGACGTTACAGCATTATGGGTGACCCATCGTTTAGAAGAACTCGAGTATGCAGATGGCGCTATCTACATGGAAGACGGAAAAGTCATCATGCATGGTGATGTGGCAAGTATCCAAAGTTTCATCCAAACAAAACAATCAGATTATATCAAGCGTATTTACTATTC CTGCAATTTATTGGCTTCTTAA
- the LOC120087847 gene encoding ABC transporter I family member 10 isoform X4, whose product MVLKSSSFNLVTPSPPHLSPLLSNSPSRINLTENIAIEGRNLSFSITTRQGKNVPILRDCSLRIPSGQFWMLLGPNGCGKSTLLKVLAGLLNTTTGAVYVKKPKCFVFQNPDYQVVMPTVEADVAFGLGKLNLSDNEVKSRVLEALSAVGMSGYLQRSVQTLSGGQKQRVAIAGALAEACKVLLLDELTTFLDENDQMGVIKAVRNSLHNSEDVTALWVTHRLEELEYADGAIYMEDGKVIMHGDVASIQSFIQTKQSDYIKRIYYS is encoded by the exons ATGGTTTTGAAGagttcctctttcaatcttGTTACACCATCGCCTCCTCATCTTTCTCCTCTCCTCTCCAATTCCCCCTCGAG GATAAATCTTACTGAAAATATAGCCATTGAGGGACGCAATCTCAGCTTCTCGATCACGACAAGGCAGGGAAAAAATGTACCTATTCTTAGGGATTGCTCACTCCGGATTCCTTCGGGACAATTTTGGATGCTTCTTGGACCTAATGGCTGTGGAAAATCCACTCTCTTGAAG GTATTGGCTGGTCTTTTGAATACAACAACTGGTGCAGTATACGTCAAGAAGCCAAAGTGCTTTGTCTTCCAAAACCCAGACTATCAG GTAGTTATGCCTACTGTGGAAGCTGATGTTGCATTTGGCCTCGGTAAGTTAAATCTGAGCGATAATGAAGTTAAATCAAGGGTTTTGGAAGCTCTCAGTGCAGTTGGCATGTCTGGCTACCTTCAG AGATCCGTCCAAACGCTGAGTGGCGGTCAGAAGCAAAGAGTTGCCATTGCTGGTGCTTTGGCTGAAGCATGTAAAGTGCTTCTATTAGATGAACTGACCACATTTCTTGATGAGAACGATCAG ATGGGGGTGATCAAAGCAGTTAGGAACTCTTTGCACAATTCAGAAGACGTTACAGCATTATGGGTGACCCATCGTTTAGAAGAACTCGAGTATGCAGATGGCGCTATCTACATGGAAGACGGAAAAGTCATCATGCATGGTGATGTGGCAAGTATCCAAAGTTTCATCCAAACAAAACAATCAGATTATATCAAGCGTATTTACTATTCGTGA